GGCTGCGGGCCGGTCACGATAGGGCTACTCCCAGGGACTGTGGGTAGACGCCTTCAGTCTACGGTCCACCTGCGCCGATGACCGAACCTCGCCGCGATTGCCCGCCACTGCCGGTCCGGTACCGGCCGCGGGCGTCCGAGACCGACCCGGCTGTCGGTATCGGCGCAGGTCAGAGCGTATTCACCGAACAGCCGCGGCGATGTCGGCGTCCGCTCGGACGGCCTCGGCCACGGCCGGGACACCTCGGGGGGTGTGGCGAACTTAACCGAAGTTATGGGCTTGGGTGTCCAGCGGCACCAGCGGCAGCCAGTTCGCCACCTCCCCGGCCCGCGCTCCGGACAGCCGCAGCGCCCCGCCGGCGGCCGCGTCGTCGACGCTGAGCAGGCCGGTGGCCAGCAGCAACCAGGTCCGCGGATCGGTCTCGACCACGTTCGGCGGATTGCCGCGCCGGTGCACCGGTCCCGAAATGCATTGCACCGCAACGAACGGCGGTATCCGGACCTCGACGCTCGAGCCGGGTGCGGCGGCGGCGAGGGTGCGGGCGGTCAGCCGCACCGCCTCGGCCAGCTCGGAGCGGTCCGGATCCGGCGCGGTGTCGTCCCGCAACCAGCCCGCGAGCGCCAGCACCGCGGCGCGGGTCTTCCCCGGATCAGCAGTACGACGGGTGGCCATTCCTCTAGGGTCTCAAAGTGTCTGTCGACCGCCACGATCCGCCGTACCGGCCGGCCGGGGTGGCGCTGCTGCTGGTCGCGGTCGTCGCGGCCGGACTGCTCTACGGCCAGTTCCGCGGCAGCTTCGCCGACACCGCCGAGGTGACGGTGCAGGCCTCCCGCGCAGGGCTGGTGGTGGAACCGGGCGCCAAGGTCACCTACCACGGGGTGGAGATCGGCCGGGTCGGCCGGATCCGCCACGCCGACACCGCCGCCGGACCGGCCGCCGAACTCGATCTGCAGATCACCCGCCGCTACCTGGAGACGATCCCGGCCAACGTCACCGCCGAGATCCGCGCCACCACCGTGTTCGGCAACAAGTACATCTCCCTCGATGCGCCGGAGAACCCGTTGCCCGAGCGGCTTTCCAACGGCGCGGTGTTGACCGCGGGCGCGACCACGACCGAGTTCAACACGGTCTTCGAGACCATCACCGCGATCGCCGAACGGATCGACCCGATCAAACTCAACCAGACGCTGAGCGCCACCGCGCAGGCGCTGACCGGCCTGGGTGCCCGCTTCGGCGCGTCGCTTGCCCACGGCAACGCCGTCCTCGACGACCTCAACGCGCGAATGCCATTGCTGAACAACGATATTCGCCTACTGGCTTATCTCGCCGCGGTGTACCGCGCGGCGTCGCCGCAGCTGTGGGACGGGCTGGAATCCGCGGCCACCACCGCCGCCACCGTCAACGAGCGGCGCGCCGGACTGGATTCCGCACTGCTGGCGGCGGTCGGCTTCGGCGGCGCGGCATCGGTGTTCGAGCGGGCCGGCCCGTATTTCCTGCGGGGTGCCGCCGATCTGGTGCCGACGACCCGACTGCTCGACGACTACCGGGGCATGATCTTCTGCACCATCCGAAACTTCAACGAGATCGAAGAGGTGGTGGCCCGCACCCTCGGCGGCAACGGATACTCGCTGTCGACCTCGTCGGGCACCATCGCCGGCGGCGGCAACCCCTACATCTATCCGGACAACCTGCCCCGGGTGAACGCCCGCGGCGGACCGGGGGGCCGGCCGGGCTGCTGGCAGAAGGTCACCCGCGAGCTGTGGCCCGCCCCGTACCTGGTGATGGACACCGGCGCCAGCATCGCACCGTACAACCACCTCGAGATCGGTCAACCCATGCTGGTCGACTACGTGTGGGGCCGCCAGCTCGGCGAGTACACGATCAATCCGTGACACGCCCGCGCTGCACGATCAGGGCCGCCACCGCACCGGCCTCGTTGACCGCCAGGTGCGCGAGCATGGGCGCGACGATGCTGCCGGAGCGGTCGTAGAGCCAGCCGAACACCCAGCCCGCCAGCCCGGTGACCAGCACCGTGGGCAGCAACGGTTCGCCGGCCCGCCGCGCGTCGGCGAGGTGCGACAGGCCGAACGACACCGCCTGCAGCAGCCGGCCGGCCGTCCGGCCGAACCCGCTCGTCGCGGCGGTGCCCAACACCCCGCGGTAGGCGGTCTCCTCGGCGAACACGGTCCCGAGCGGGATGCCCACCAACAACCAGCGCGCCGCCGACGGGGGCAGCTCCCGGTCGGCCATCGCCAGCCGCACCCGCCCGTGCGTGGTGGTGGCGGCGACCCCGAGCGCGGCGGCCAGCGCGGCGGCCAGGCCGAAGCGCAGACCCCGCCACAGCGCGGGAGGGCGCAGCCCCAGCCGGCCGCGGGCACCGGCGACCGCCAGCGCGCCGAGCACGGTGTGCGGCAGCGGATGCCAGCGCTGCGGCAGCCGGGGCGCGATCAGGCTCCAGCCGACCAGCGCCGCGCCCAGGCCGAGCGCTCGCAGCTTGTTCGTCGTTCGCATCAGTCGTCGTCGAGATCGGTGCGCATCGCCCGCAGCGCGGCCCGGATCCGCTCGGTGTCGGCCGACGTCCAGCCCTCCGGTGCGGCGACGGCCACCCAGCCGTCGAGGATGTACTCGCCGTAATTGTGCCCGTGTCCGTCGGGCACCGACATGGCGTTGGTGATGTCGGCCGACACCTGCCAGAACGTGATGATCGGATACCAGCGCATCGACGGGCTGCGGTCGCGGCCGGGCGGTTCGCGCAACCAGTCCGGGCGGCTGAACAGCAGGTCCTGCGACCACCACACGACCGGGTCGGACGCGTGCTGCATGAACAGCACCCGGGTGCCCTCCCACGGTCCGGCGGTGTCGGCGGCGATCTCGGCGGGATCGGTGGCCTGGGTGAACCGCACCGTGCGGCCGTTGTCGTAGCGGGGTTCGACCTCCGGGGTGCCCGGGTCGCGGCGCTGGATGATCGCCCGCCACAGCGGGCTGGCGTTGGGCGGGCCCACCCACAGCACCGAGGAGAAGCCCATCTCGGAGATGTCGGGCAGCCAGCCGAAGGCCGCCTGGCCCGCCATCGAACCCAGGCTCTCGCCGTAGAGCATCAGCTTGGGGCGACGCTCGGGCGGCCGCTTCCGCCATCGCTGGTGCACCGCGTCGATCATCTGCCGCCCGGAGATCATCGACTTCTCGCGGTCGCCGACGAACGAGATCCAGCTCGGCAAGAACGAGTACTGCGAGGCGACCAGGGCGGTGTCGCCGTTGTACATCATCTCGACCGCCCGCGCCGCGATCGGGTTGACCCAGCCGGTGCCGGTGGTGGGGATGATGACCAGCACCTCTCGGTCGAACGCCCCGGTGCGCTCGAGTTCGCTGAGCAGCACCGCCATTCGCGCTTCGTCGGTGTCGGCGGTCTGCAGCCCGACGTACACCCGGATCGGCTCCTTGGCGGGCCGGCCGTTGATGCGGGTCAGGTCTTCGGCCCGGGGACCGCCGGCGACGAAGTTGCGCCCCTGGTATCCGAGCGTGTCCCACGGGGCGAACGACTCCGGGCTGCCGGACCGTTCGGGTTCGTGCGGCTGCACCACACCGGGGCGGGTGGTGTGGTTCTGCGGCTGGAACACCCGGTTGGCGCCGGCCAGGAAGCCGCGCACCAGCACACCGTTGACCAGCGTGATCACCAGCGCCACCACGATCGCGGTGCCGAAGAACAACGCCACCTCGTCGTGCAGCCGCCAGCGCCGGATGAAGAACCGCGCGATGGTCTTGATGAGGTCGATGAGCACCCGGGCCACCGCCACACAGCTGCCGGCGACCAGCACCGCGACGAGCAGGGTACGCAGGTAGCCGGGTGTTTCCGGGCCGGGCATGCCGACCGCCGCGGACAGTTCGCGCTGCCACCGGGCGGCGGGGATGAGCATCAGCAGGCACGCGCCCGCCGACAGCGCCACGCACGCCGCCTTCATCGCGTACAGCACCGATCTCGACGGCGGCCACCAGGACCGCCGGCGCAGCAGGAACCGCCGGCACATACGCCCGATGAACACCCCGATGCCGTATCCGATCGCGGCGTTGAGCCCGCCGATCAGGCCCTGGAACAGCCAGTCCCGCGGCAGCAGCGACGGCGTCAGCGAAAGGCAGAAGAACAGCGCGCCGAAGGCGATCCCGACGAAGTCGAGCCGGACCATCCTCCAGACCCAGAGGTAGAGCGGATGTCGTTTCTCAACCTGCGCAGTCACCCGAACAACCTGGGCAGCACACTCTCCGACGTGCTCCGCAGCTCCTCCAGGGTGACGGTGAACAGGCCCTGCACCTCGACGGCGGGCTCGGTTCCCGGCGGTCCCTGGTCGACCACCCCGATGCGGGTGGCCGGCAGGCCACGCGCCTCGCACATGGAGCGGAACCGGCTCTCCTCGGTCCGCGGGACCGCGACCAGGATCCGGCCCGCCGACTCGGAGAACAAGAACGTGAACGGGCCGGTGCCGTCCGCGAACTCCTCGGGAATGACGATGCGGCAACCGGTTTCACCGGCCAGGGCCGACTCCACGACAGCCTGGATGAGCCCGCCCTCACTGAGGTCGTGGGCCGCCGAGACCAGCCCGTCGCGGGAGG
The window above is part of the Mycolicibacterium hassiacum DSM 44199 genome. Proteins encoded here:
- a CDS encoding sterol carrier family protein, with translation MATRRTADPGKTRAAVLALAGWLRDDTAPDPDRSELAEAVRLTARTLAAAAPGSSVEVRIPPFVAVQCISGPVHRRGNPPNVVETDPRTWLLLATGLLSVDDAAAGGALRLSGARAGEVANWLPLVPLDTQAHNFG
- a CDS encoding MCE family protein; the encoded protein is MSVDRHDPPYRPAGVALLLVAVVAAGLLYGQFRGSFADTAEVTVQASRAGLVVEPGAKVTYHGVEIGRVGRIRHADTAAGPAAELDLQITRRYLETIPANVTAEIRATTVFGNKYISLDAPENPLPERLSNGAVLTAGATTTEFNTVFETITAIAERIDPIKLNQTLSATAQALTGLGARFGASLAHGNAVLDDLNARMPLLNNDIRLLAYLAAVYRAASPQLWDGLESAATTAATVNERRAGLDSALLAAVGFGGAASVFERAGPYFLRGAADLVPTTRLLDDYRGMIFCTIRNFNEIEEVVARTLGGNGYSLSTSSGTIAGGGNPYIYPDNLPRVNARGGPGGRPGCWQKVTRELWPAPYLVMDTGASIAPYNHLEIGQPMLVDYVWGRQLGEYTINP
- a CDS encoding Rv0804 family intramembrane glutamic endopeptidase, which codes for MRTTNKLRALGLGAALVGWSLIAPRLPQRWHPLPHTVLGALAVAGARGRLGLRPPALWRGLRFGLAAALAAALGVAATTTHGRVRLAMADRELPPSAARWLLVGIPLGTVFAEETAYRGVLGTAATSGFGRTAGRLLQAVSFGLSHLADARRAGEPLLPTVLVTGLAGWVFGWLYDRSGSIVAPMLAHLAVNEAGAVAALIVQRGRVTD
- a CDS encoding alpha/beta hydrolase; protein product: MVRLDFVGIAFGALFFCLSLTPSLLPRDWLFQGLIGGLNAAIGYGIGVFIGRMCRRFLLRRRSWWPPSRSVLYAMKAACVALSAGACLLMLIPAARWQRELSAAVGMPGPETPGYLRTLLVAVLVAGSCVAVARVLIDLIKTIARFFIRRWRLHDEVALFFGTAIVVALVITLVNGVLVRGFLAGANRVFQPQNHTTRPGVVQPHEPERSGSPESFAPWDTLGYQGRNFVAGGPRAEDLTRINGRPAKEPIRVYVGLQTADTDEARMAVLLSELERTGAFDREVLVIIPTTGTGWVNPIAARAVEMMYNGDTALVASQYSFLPSWISFVGDREKSMISGRQMIDAVHQRWRKRPPERRPKLMLYGESLGSMAGQAAFGWLPDISEMGFSSVLWVGPPNASPLWRAIIQRRDPGTPEVEPRYDNGRTVRFTQATDPAEIAADTAGPWEGTRVLFMQHASDPVVWWSQDLLFSRPDWLREPPGRDRSPSMRWYPIITFWQVSADITNAMSVPDGHGHNYGEYILDGWVAVAAPEGWTSADTERIRAALRAMRTDLDDD